The genome window CCTTACTGCGCACCGACGGTGTGGTGCTAGCGCGCCGGCCTGATAATGCTGGGGCGATCAACGCCGATACGGCGGGTGCCGATCTCTGGCAGTCGTTCTCCAAGGCCAAGCACGGTTATCTTGAATCCCGCTCCAGAATGGACGGAATAGATCGTCTGTACGTGTATCACAGCGTCGACGGCCTGCCGCTGGTGCTGGCGATGGGGCAGTCGGTGAACCAGGTGTATGGCGCCTGGCGCGATCGTGCGCAGTTGCTCGTCTTGCTCGACTTGGCTTTGACGCTGTGCATCGTCGGTCTCGCGATGATGTTCCGACGCGTCTATGAACATGGTCGTCTGGCGAATCTGGCGGCGGTGCGCAACGAATCGTTGTTCCGCGCCGCATTGAGCAGCGCGTCCGTGGGCAGTGCGCTCGTCGAATTGAACCGCTACGTCTCGTATGTCAATCCGGCGTTGAGCGCGATGCTGGGCGTGGCTGAAGAACGCTTATTGGGCGACCGCTTGCATGATCTATTGGGCCCGCAATTTTGGCATAACGACGAAGCGGGTCTCGCGGCGCTGGAGCAAGGGCGGACCGAATCGTACGTGATCGAACGCTGTTTCACGCATCCCGATGGGCGCCAGGTGGACGTCATGGTGACGATCACGCTGGCGCGTACCGAGCGCGGAAGTCCGCGCTTCTTCGTCGCGCAGGTGCAGGACGTCACCGAGCGGATGCAGACGCAGCAACTGCTGAGCGAACAGAACGAGCATCTGCGCGTGACGTTGGCATCGATTGCGGACGGCGTGATCACGACGAACAACGACGGCATGGTGCAGTTCGTCAACCCGGCCGCCGAGGCCATTACCGGCTGGCAGAACAGCGAGGCGCTTACGCTGCCGATCGCTGCGATATTTTCGCTGCGCGATCCCGATACCGGCCAGCCGGTCAAGGACGCGGTGCGGCGCGCGCTGGGCACCCCGCGCGCCTCGCATGTCAGCATCGGCGGTGTGCTGATCGACCGAAATGGCTGGCGGCGCGAAGTGGCGTGCAATGCCTCGGCGGTTCGAACCGCCGAGGGTGCCGTGATCGGGGCGGTGCTGGTGATGCGCGACGTCAGTGAATCGCGCGAATTGCAGCGCAAGCTCGCATACAACGCCAGCCACGATGCCTTGACCGGCTTGCCGAATCGCACGGCGTTCGGCGATGCCTTGGAGCAGGCGCTGCTGGACGTTCAGCTCTCGGATCGGCAAAGCGCGTTGGCTTTTATCGATCTCGACCGCTTCAAGATCGTCAACGACACCGCCGGTCACCGTGCCGGCGACATGCTGCTGAAGCAGATCGGCCAATTGGTGCCGGCGCAATTGCGCGCGACGGACTTTGTCGGTCGGCTTGGTGGCGACGAATTAGGCGTGATCCTGCACGACTGCACGATCGACGAGGCGAAGGTGGTGCTCGACAAGTTGATTGCCGCCGTCAACGCGCTGCAATTCGTTTGGGACGGCCGCACGTATAGTGTGGGAGCGAGCGTCGGGCTCACCGCGATCGATCGGCACGCGGAATCGCCGAACGCCTTGCTGACCGAGGCCGACGCCGCCTGTTATTCGGCCAAGGACAACGGGCGCAATATGGTGAGCGTCTACCGTGGCGGCCAAAGCGATGCCGCCGATTGGCACCGTAAGATCGTGCTGGCGGCGGGCATTACCGAGGCGATCAGCGAACAGCGCATCTCCCTCTACGCGCAGAAGGTGTTACCACGGGATGCGCGTTCCGCGCCGCGTTGGGAGTTGCTCGCACGCATGTTCGACCGGGACGGCACGCCCATTCCGACGTCGGTGTTTATTCCCGCCGCCGAGCGCTATGACCTGATGGTACATATCGATCGCTGGGCGCTGACGACGGCGCTGGGCGAGCTTCAGCGGGCGATGGCGTCGGGTGCGCTATGCGCGGTACATATCAATATGTCGGCCAACTCGCTGAACGACCCGGATTTTGTCGGCGATGCCTTGAAAGCCATTGCCGCATCGGGCGTCCCCGCGGCGTCGTTGACCTTCGAGATTACCGAGACGGCGCTGATGCGCAATCTCGCCTCGGCCTCTGTCGCGATCAATGCGTTGCGGGGGGCGGGGGTCCATGTCGCGCTGGACGACTTCGGCATCGGGATGAGTTCGTTTGGCTATCTGCGTAATTTTCCGGTGGATCTGGTCAAGATCGATGGCGGCTTCGTGGTGAACATGATCGAGAACGCTGTGGACCGCAATATTGTCAAATCGATCCACCAAATCACACGCGATCTAGGCGCCCGTACCGTGGCCGAATCCGTCGAGAACGCCGCGACGCTCACGCTATTGCGGCAGATGGAAGTCGACTTCTTCCAGGGCTATCACATCCACGCGCCCGAGCCGTTCGAAAAAGTCATCGATGCCGAAATCAGTCGTATACGAGGAACGAACGCGCGACTGCATCTGATGGACGGCCCGATGCCGGGTGCCGCTAGCAGCCCTTCGTTGTAAGGTTGTAATTTATTCAAACTGGCGTTTTTTGGCCACGCGTCGCCTATCATTTTTAGCAAAACACTTTTGTTTTAACGTGGTGGGCGTGGCTGGGTAAGGCGCCTAAACCCTTGTTATACGGTTGTTTTCGTGGCATTTGTGACGAAATCGGTAACGATTTCCGATGAATTGCAAGGTCTACTGCTATGGCATGTAATAAACGCCGCCTATTGCTCTAAGCCTTACAATAGGCTATTATTTGCCTATGCACTGACATGACGTTGGTGTTCAGCAATAGCGCAGTAGGAGGTTTGCCATGTCGACACCCATTGTTACCGGCGCACTCGTCGCAGCGACGATTGCCGCTCCGGTCATGACCATATTAATGATCATTGCCAACACCCCCGCCTTCGCCGGTTAGTCAGTATTTCGGCCCAGGCGGGCTTTTTTTTTGCCCGGACGCCGGACGCGCGCGGGTTGCTAGAGGCGACACCGCTATGAATGAAAGCATTCGAACCCTGCGCGCCGATTTAATCGCGCTACTGGAAGCCGGACTGATCAGCGAAGCGCAGATGCGCGATTTCGACACGCTCTGGCCTGCGCCGGTCGCTGAGGCGATTGTCGACGTGGTGTAACGCCTGCTTAGCCACGAAGGTTGCTGCCAAGCACGTCTGTCTCGGCAGACTATCTTTACTCAATGACTATCGCCTTCGACCACCGCGGCGCGCTTGTCGAAATCCCACACTAATGCCTTGTGCGTATCGATCGGCTTGGGCAGCAGCTTCGCTTTATAGAACACATCGGCAATCGCCTGCTGTTCGCCGAAATTCTTCGCGAGGACCGGCCGCACTGCATAGCTACGACGCGCATTCGCACGCTCGACCGTCTCCGCATCGAGACCCCAGACAGGTGCGAGAATCTTTGCCGCTTCTTGCGGATGGGCCTTCGTCCAAGTCCCGGCCGCACTTAACTGCTTGTAGACGACGTTCAAAATATCGGGATGTGCCTGCGCAAATGACGTCGACGCCAGGTAGTACCGCTGATACGACGCAATGCCATCGCCGCGAACCAGGATGCGTGCGTTCGGCGCTTTCTCGACCGATGCCACATACGGATCCCAGGTGAACCACGCATCGACGCTATTGCGCTCGAATGCAGCACGTGCGTCTGCCGGCGCGAGATACGCGATTTGCACGTCCGCCGGGGTCAGCTTGGCTTGGGCAAGCGCCGCAAGCAGCAGATAGTGGCAACCCGCAGCCTTCGTTACGGCAATGCGCTTGCCCTTCAGATCCGCCAGCGAATGAATCGGATCGTCACGGTGGACGATCACCGCCTGTGCCGAAGGGGACGGTGACTCCTGCGCGATATAGACGAAATGCGAATTCGCCGCCTGAGCGAAAATCGGCACGGTGTCGGCAATATCGGCCGTCACGTCCAACGCACTCGCATTCAGCGCTTCCGTTAGCGGCAATCCGCTTGCGAACTCTGCCCACTCGATCTTCACATGCAAGGGCGCCAGCGCTTGGTCAAGCGTCCCGCGTGCTTTCAAGATCGCCATCAAGGTCGATGATTTCTGATACCCGATCCGCAGCGTGACGTTATCGCTACCCGATGACTGCGCGTAAGCGGTCGTCGTGGAACTTACTGCGATAACGGCACTAAGGATTACGCCTAGCAACGAGGCAGAAGCGCGTCGCAGGATCGGCTTAAGCATTGGCTTCTGATCAACGGTGTGGGCGAAGCGCGTATTCAGTTTCATCGAAGGAGGACGGAAAGTGAGCCAGCTTCGAATAGTATCGAGCCGGTCCTCAACGTCCTAATGATCAATCTGAATATCGATTGCAGGAAAAGCGGATTAGGTAATGTCCCAGCCTACACGTGCGGCGCATGAGCAGCACGATCAGAAGACGGCGCCGAGGCGGGCACCGCCAATGCCTCCGCCGACGGCGACCGCGGCCACTACCCGTACAGTCGAATCGATCTGATGTCGGGTAATCGATTTTTTACGCGATCGGTCCGATTCGATCGATTGCGCCAGTTCGATAAACAGCTTCGACAAGTTATCTTTGAAGAGCGGCTGCGAGTGGCGACCTTGCGCAAACAGACGTATCTCTTCTTCGATGCGTATCTTGAATTGCGGCACGATATTATCGAGATGCCCGCTGTCCGCTCCCGAATACGACAGATTGCGCCAGCTCAACGACGAATCCCGTGACGTGACCAACTGATCGATCTCGTGCATCGCGGCATCGGTGCGCGTCTTCAGATCGCTCGTTCGCTTTGCAAAGGACTCCCACTTTGCGGAGAACCCATTGAAGGCAACGACGACTTTCACCTCGGCGCCGACGTCATGGTCGTCGTCGGCGGATGGATTGTTGCCGGCTGCCGTGGGCGCGGATGTTGCGTGGCGCGTCGGTTTGACCGACACCTCGCCGTACAGCTGATTCATATTCGCCGACCATGCGAAATCGACCCACTGTCGGCCCTTCGAACCTGCCAATTCGATCATGTAGTGCGTTGCGCCCACGCCCGTGGGGTTTTGGAAGCCTGCGTCCGTGACGGTTCTCACCTTGGCGTGATTCAGCCCATCGACTGGGGCACCTTTGCTTGGGTCGAAGCGCGTCGCGATAGCTTCATAACGCTCGGGGATACCGCTCGCTTCGCTCTCCGAGAGCGCAACCTTGGGTGCCGCGGGCGGCTTTACCCGATGGAACATCGGCGCGGCGCCTGTCGCAAGGACGAGGGTATCGGCTGCCGTCGGCGCGGGCGCGCTGGCTTTCAAGATGGCCGCGGTATCGGTGCGATTTTTCTTGCCCACGTCTTCCGCCGATACCAGCGAGGGTAGCGCGGCAACCGCGTTCAGCATTGCATTGTTCGCGCTGGCTTCGGTCCACGGCGCTTCGCCGTGGATAGCCGATTGCACCAAGCTAAGTTGATGTGCGCGCGCTGCGTCGGTGCCCGGATCTGCGATGCCGTCATTACAGAGCGAGGCCATGCGTGCGCCAACTGTTTGA of Robbsia sp. KACC 23696 contains these proteins:
- a CDS encoding aliphatic sulfonate ABC transporter substrate-binding protein; this encodes MLKPILRRASASLLGVILSAVIAVSSTTTAYAQSSGSDNVTLRIGYQKSSTLMAILKARGTLDQALAPLHVKIEWAEFASGLPLTEALNASALDVTADIADTVPIFAQAANSHFVYIAQESPSPSAQAVIVHRDDPIHSLADLKGKRIAVTKAAGCHYLLLAALAQAKLTPADVQIAYLAPADARAAFERNSVDAWFTWDPYVASVEKAPNARILVRGDGIASYQRYYLASTSFAQAHPDILNVVYKQLSAAGTWTKAHPQEAAKILAPVWGLDAETVERANARRSYAVRPVLAKNFGEQQAIADVFYKAKLLPKPIDTHKALVWDFDKRAAVVEGDSH
- a CDS encoding EAL domain-containing protein is translated as MVALAVAMNAIFAYTLLRERHDARDRALALLANANQTLSADLGARLAVVDTSLQAAARTLYKDAPTPAVPESTPLRADGARNVSGVSPNADSSVTPIVPASSARSNTVIGPTGHLLALFQQGDGLRHASSLMVADADGNVVLDSRAGPLRRANVAKQDFFTVQRDKLPNPPGSDRDATEQAYVSHVLQGQRDNKYYICLSRRLSNADGSFAGVVFASIPKSVFDLAFSLLPINEEGAAALLRTDGVVLARRPDNAGAINADTAGADLWQSFSKAKHGYLESRSRMDGIDRLYVYHSVDGLPLVLAMGQSVNQVYGAWRDRAQLLVLLDLALTLCIVGLAMMFRRVYEHGRLANLAAVRNESLFRAALSSASVGSALVELNRYVSYVNPALSAMLGVAEERLLGDRLHDLLGPQFWHNDEAGLAALEQGRTESYVIERCFTHPDGRQVDVMVTITLARTERGSPRFFVAQVQDVTERMQTQQLLSEQNEHLRVTLASIADGVITTNNDGMVQFVNPAAEAITGWQNSEALTLPIAAIFSLRDPDTGQPVKDAVRRALGTPRASHVSIGGVLIDRNGWRREVACNASAVRTAEGAVIGAVLVMRDVSESRELQRKLAYNASHDALTGLPNRTAFGDALEQALLDVQLSDRQSALAFIDLDRFKIVNDTAGHRAGDMLLKQIGQLVPAQLRATDFVGRLGGDELGVILHDCTIDEAKVVLDKLIAAVNALQFVWDGRTYSVGASVGLTAIDRHAESPNALLTEADAACYSAKDNGRNMVSVYRGGQSDAADWHRKIVLAAGITEAISEQRISLYAQKVLPRDARSAPRWELLARMFDRDGTPIPTSVFIPAAERYDLMVHIDRWALTTALGELQRAMASGALCAVHINMSANSLNDPDFVGDALKAIAASGVPAASLTFEITETALMRNLASASVAINALRGAGVHVALDDFGIGMSSFGYLRNFPVDLVKIDGGFVVNMIENAVDRNIVKSIHQITRDLGARTVAESVENAATLTLLRQMEVDFFQGYHIHAPEPFEKVIDAEISRIRGTNARLHLMDGPMPGAASSPSL